The Pan troglodytes isolate AG18354 chromosome 7, NHGRI_mPanTro3-v2.0_pri, whole genome shotgun sequence genome has a window encoding:
- the LOC112204199 gene encoding cytochrome c-like, with protein sequence MGDVEKGKRIFVQKCAQFHTVEKGGKQVAGSNLHGLFVGKTDQTIGFSYTEAHKNKSISWGEDTLMEYLENPKKHIPGTKMIFADMKNKAERAALIAHLKKSYQ encoded by the coding sequence ATGGGTGATGTTGAAAAAGGCAAGAGAATTTTTGTTCAGAAGTGTGCCCAGTTCCACACTGTTGAAAAGGGAGGCAAACAGGTGGCTGGGTCAAATCTCCATGGTCTCTTTGTGGGGAAGACAGATCAGACCATTGGATTCTCTTATACAGAGGCCCATAAGAACAAAAGCATCTCCTGGGGAGAGGATACACTCATGGAGTATTTGGAGAATCCCAAGAAGCACATCCCCGGAACAAAAATGATCTTTGCAGACATGAAGAACAAGGCAGAAAGGGCAGCCTTGATagctcatctcaaaaaaagctaCCAATGA